One genomic segment of Hordeum vulgare subsp. vulgare chromosome 2H, MorexV3_pseudomolecules_assembly, whole genome shotgun sequence includes these proteins:
- the LOC123424961 gene encoding uncharacterized protein LOC123424961 isoform X2, with protein MKEACDPPASVAATPATENGSSIFMKKNIWSDAAAEGDGDSSPWPWDSVKSEEDAEFLSHANRALSFLDYEAESSDCKYATDIRPHAYPKEAMSPRSEYDRQQPYLPLSSCSWESSSSLEAMPGNPDASGHVMAKSGTKSDIFAPRRDYLMSCPTTGPHMRRSYPEAAKVDCSFDCHTEHHYKGSDRFTAFTNCNGQSIECRSEIVDMPRGGRSVDEATSFSSRWCFENGGRGSSLPRGLTYGDEIPSLSSRRCNGSGVLSRSSQWHYGAEISSLSSKQGYGDEIPSLSNQKFNGISCSNQWNYSAEIPSLSSRRSYHDEIPSLSSHKSNGISYPRQWQQYGTDIPSFSSRQGYGEQVPTMSHHWRYRDKIPLYSGQRCHDAEARQLSSYQQGPFRGNRQPRDNFSHGIVSNQQVKMTATRHTATRPRVSNRVVNSTTNFRNNRRDNPPRNSEEIRDQVCGPRASKVNNTPTPTVKKDILSPLVRRDQFNKSDFSVQYEHAKFFMIKSYSEDDIHKGIKYNVWASTPNGNSKLDTAFHDAQILMKEKGTKCPVFLLFSVNTSGQFVGLAEMLGPVDFKKTMDFWQQNKWNGFFPVVWHIVKDIPNRLFKHITLENNDNRPVTFSRDTQEIGLPQGLEVLKIFKAYRHGTSILDDFDFYEEKENTRCARKGINADSLHEARLSYFGTDDLKSMGDIEASMESLNLHEPWD; from the exons ATGAAGGAAGCCTGCGATCCGCCTGCTTCGGTGGCGGCAACACCGGCTACAGAGAACGGTTCATCCATCTTCATGAAAAAAAACATTTGGAGCGATGCCGCTGCTGAGGGAGACGGCGATTCCTCGCCTTGGCCTT GGGACAGTGTGAAGAGTGAAGAGGATGCCGAGTTTCTTTCTCATGCAAACAGGGCTTTGTCGTTTCTG GATTATGAAGCAGAGTCTTCAGACTGCAAGTATGCTACTGACATTCGGCCACATGCATATCCCAAGGAAGCAATGTCACCACGAAGTGAATATGATAGGCAACAGCCGTACCTTCCTTTATCGAGCTGTTCTTGGGAGTCTTCTTCATCATTGGAAGCAATGCCAGGCAATCCAGATGCATCAGGGCATGTAATGGCAAAAAGTGGAACCAAAAGTGATATCTTTGCGCCAAGGCGTGATTATCTTATGTCATGTCCTACTACTGGTCCTCACATGAGAAGATCATATCCTGAAGCAGCTAAAGTTGATTGTAGCTTCGATTGTCACACAGAGCATCACTACAAAGGATCGGATCGATTTACTGCTTTCACAAACTGCAATGGTCAATCGATTGAATGCCGCAGTGAG ATAGTTGATATGCCCAGAGGGGGCCGCTCTGTTGATGAGGCTACTTCGTTTTCAAGTCGATGGTGCTTCGAAAATGGGGGCCGGGGCTCTTCACTACCTAGAGGGCTGACGTATGGCGATGAGATCCCTTCTCTGTCTAGTCGGAGGTGTAATGGCAGTGGGGTGCTTTCACGCTCAAGCCAATGGCATTATGGTGCTGAAATTTCCTCGCTCTCTAGTAAACAAGGTTATGGCGATGAAATCCCTTCTCTATCTAATCAGAAGTTTAATGGCATTTCATGCTCAAATCAGTGGAACTACAGTGCTGAAATCCCCTCGCTCTCAAGTAGACGGAGTTATCATGATGAGATCCCTTCTCTGTCTTCTCATAAGTCTAATGGCATTTCATACCCAAGACAATGGCAGCAGTATGGTACTGACATCCCCTCGTTCTCAAGTAGACAGGGTTATGGTGAGCAGGTTCCAACAATGTCTCACCACTGGCGCTACCGAGATAAGATACCTTTGTATTCTGGTCAAAGGTGCCATGATGCCGAGGCACGTCAATTATCAAGCTACCAGCAAGGTCCTTTTCGTGGGAACAGGCAGCCAAGAGACAATTTTTCCCATGGTATTGTTAGTAATCAGCAAGTCAAGATGACTGCAACCAGGCATACTGCCACAAGACCACGGGTGTCTAACAGAGTTGTAAACAGCACTACGAACTTCAGAAATAACAGGAGGGATAACCCACCAAGAAATTCTGAGGAGATAAGGGACCAAGTTTGTGGTCCCCGTGCAAGCAAAGTGAATAATACACCAACACCTACTGTGAAGAAAGATATCTTGAGCCCATTGGTCCGTAGGGACCAATTTAACAAATCGGACTTCTCAGTTCAGTATGAACATGCCAAGTTCTTCATGATAAAGTCATATAGTGAAGATGATATTCATAAAGGTATCAAATACAATGTCTGGGCAAGTACACCGAATGGGAACAGTAAGCTCGATACCGCTTTCCATGATGCCCAGATTTTAATGAAGGAGAAGGGCACAAAATGTCCTGTCTTCCTCTTGTTTTCG GTTAATACCAGTGGGCAGTTTGTAGGATTGGCTGAGATGTTAGGTCCTGTTGATTTCAAGAAGACCATGGACTTCTGGCAACAAAATAAATGGAATGGTTTTTTCCCTGTTGTTTGGCACATTGTAAAGGACATTCCGAATAGGCTCTTCAAACATATCACTCTAGAAAATAATGACAACAGACCCGTTACATTCAGCAGGGACACTCAAGAG ATTGGCCTGCCCCAGGGTTTGGAGGTGTTGAAAATTTTCAAGGCTTATCGCCATGGAACATCAATTCTGGACGACTTTGACTTTTATGAAGAAAAGGAAAACACTCGCTGTGCACGGAAGGGAATAAATGCAGACTCGTTGCATGAAGCCAGACTATCTTACTTTGGAACAGATGACTTGAAATCAATG GGAGACATCGAGGCGAGCATGGAGAGTCTGAACCTCCACGAGCCTTGGGACTAA
- the LOC123424961 gene encoding uncharacterized protein LOC123424961 isoform X1 — translation MKEACDPPASVAATPATENGSSIFMKKNIWSDAAAEGDGDSSPWPWDSVKSEEDAEFLSHANRALSFLDYEAESSDCKYATDIRPHAYPKEAMSPRSEYDRQQPYLPLSSCSWESSSSLEAMPGNPDASGHVMAKSGTKSDIFAPRRDYLMSCPTTGPHMRRSYPEAAKVDCSFDCHTEHHYKGSDRFTAFTNCNGQSIECRSEIVDMPRGGRSVDEATSFSSRWCFENGGRGSSLPRGLTYGDEIPSLSSRRCNGSGVLSRSSQWHYGAEISSLSSKQGYGDEIPSLSNQKFNGISCSNQWNYSAEIPSLSSRRSYHDEIPSLSSHKSNGISYPRQWQQYGTDIPSFSSRQGYGEQVPTMSHHWRYRDKIPLYSGQRCHDAEARQLSSYQQGPFRGNRQPRDNFSHGIVSNQQVKMTATRHTATRPRVSNRVVNSTTNFRNNRRDNPPRNSEEIRDQVCGPRASKVNNTPTPTVKKDILSPLVRRDQFNKSDFSVQYEHAKFFMIKSYSEDDIHKGIKYNVWASTPNGNSKLDTAFHDAQILMKEKGTKCPVFLLFSVNTSGQFVGLAEMLGPVDFKKTMDFWQQNKWNGFFPVVWHIVKDIPNRLFKHITLENNDNRPVTFSRDTQEVGYENGWTSEKIGAGVEAPESNGSGRWSWGAWRTGEGQRSGQRRKKGVVGLIQGPIGRLEADQASSVSQRPTCHSSACQRPTGLSWAWGVADGPLFGLPVADGPLFGPPEADGLACPRVWRC, via the exons ATGAAGGAAGCCTGCGATCCGCCTGCTTCGGTGGCGGCAACACCGGCTACAGAGAACGGTTCATCCATCTTCATGAAAAAAAACATTTGGAGCGATGCCGCTGCTGAGGGAGACGGCGATTCCTCGCCTTGGCCTT GGGACAGTGTGAAGAGTGAAGAGGATGCCGAGTTTCTTTCTCATGCAAACAGGGCTTTGTCGTTTCTG GATTATGAAGCAGAGTCTTCAGACTGCAAGTATGCTACTGACATTCGGCCACATGCATATCCCAAGGAAGCAATGTCACCACGAAGTGAATATGATAGGCAACAGCCGTACCTTCCTTTATCGAGCTGTTCTTGGGAGTCTTCTTCATCATTGGAAGCAATGCCAGGCAATCCAGATGCATCAGGGCATGTAATGGCAAAAAGTGGAACCAAAAGTGATATCTTTGCGCCAAGGCGTGATTATCTTATGTCATGTCCTACTACTGGTCCTCACATGAGAAGATCATATCCTGAAGCAGCTAAAGTTGATTGTAGCTTCGATTGTCACACAGAGCATCACTACAAAGGATCGGATCGATTTACTGCTTTCACAAACTGCAATGGTCAATCGATTGAATGCCGCAGTGAG ATAGTTGATATGCCCAGAGGGGGCCGCTCTGTTGATGAGGCTACTTCGTTTTCAAGTCGATGGTGCTTCGAAAATGGGGGCCGGGGCTCTTCACTACCTAGAGGGCTGACGTATGGCGATGAGATCCCTTCTCTGTCTAGTCGGAGGTGTAATGGCAGTGGGGTGCTTTCACGCTCAAGCCAATGGCATTATGGTGCTGAAATTTCCTCGCTCTCTAGTAAACAAGGTTATGGCGATGAAATCCCTTCTCTATCTAATCAGAAGTTTAATGGCATTTCATGCTCAAATCAGTGGAACTACAGTGCTGAAATCCCCTCGCTCTCAAGTAGACGGAGTTATCATGATGAGATCCCTTCTCTGTCTTCTCATAAGTCTAATGGCATTTCATACCCAAGACAATGGCAGCAGTATGGTACTGACATCCCCTCGTTCTCAAGTAGACAGGGTTATGGTGAGCAGGTTCCAACAATGTCTCACCACTGGCGCTACCGAGATAAGATACCTTTGTATTCTGGTCAAAGGTGCCATGATGCCGAGGCACGTCAATTATCAAGCTACCAGCAAGGTCCTTTTCGTGGGAACAGGCAGCCAAGAGACAATTTTTCCCATGGTATTGTTAGTAATCAGCAAGTCAAGATGACTGCAACCAGGCATACTGCCACAAGACCACGGGTGTCTAACAGAGTTGTAAACAGCACTACGAACTTCAGAAATAACAGGAGGGATAACCCACCAAGAAATTCTGAGGAGATAAGGGACCAAGTTTGTGGTCCCCGTGCAAGCAAAGTGAATAATACACCAACACCTACTGTGAAGAAAGATATCTTGAGCCCATTGGTCCGTAGGGACCAATTTAACAAATCGGACTTCTCAGTTCAGTATGAACATGCCAAGTTCTTCATGATAAAGTCATATAGTGAAGATGATATTCATAAAGGTATCAAATACAATGTCTGGGCAAGTACACCGAATGGGAACAGTAAGCTCGATACCGCTTTCCATGATGCCCAGATTTTAATGAAGGAGAAGGGCACAAAATGTCCTGTCTTCCTCTTGTTTTCG GTTAATACCAGTGGGCAGTTTGTAGGATTGGCTGAGATGTTAGGTCCTGTTGATTTCAAGAAGACCATGGACTTCTGGCAACAAAATAAATGGAATGGTTTTTTCCCTGTTGTTTGGCACATTGTAAAGGACATTCCGAATAGGCTCTTCAAACATATCACTCTAGAAAATAATGACAACAGACCCGTTACATTCAGCAGGGACACTCAAGAG GTTGGATACGAAAATGGGTGGACGAGCGAAAAGATCGGCGCGGGGGTGGAAGCACCAGAGAGCAACGGGAGTGGGAGGTGGAGCTGGGGAGCCTGGAGGACGGGGGAGGGTCAAAGGAGTGGTCAGAGGAGAAAGAAAGGAGTGGTCGGCCTTATCCAGGGGCCCATCGGCCGCCTGGAGGCCGACCAAGCCTCTTCGGTCAGCCAGAGGCCGACATGCCACTCTTCGGCCTGCCAGAGGCCGACGGGTCTCTCttgggcctggggggtggccgacgGGCCCCTCTTCGGCCTTCCAGTGGCCGACGGGCCTCTCTTCGGCCCACCAGAGGCCGACGG ATTGGCCTGCCCCAGGGTTTGGAGGTGTTGA